AAAAGAGCTTACGTTCTGACTACTGAAAGAAATGCTTATGTTGCAGCAGTATTGGAAAATGGCGAAAATGGAGTAAGTCAACAACTTGAAGATAAAGTGGCGAAACAGATCAGAAATGTAGATGCAGGTATTGAAAATGTTTACGTTTCCACCAACCCTGATTTTTTTGATCGGATTAGAGGGTATGCAGACAGGGCTGAAAACGGCGAACCGATTGAAGGGTTCGGCGAGGAATTAGTGGATGTCCTTCAGCGGGTATTCCCAGATCGAAACTAATGAACATGATAAAAAGCCGTCGGGACAATACCCGGCGGCTTTTTATCATGTTAATTAATGGTTATTATTAGAGAAAGTGTACAAAACATGAATGAAATTCATTATACTATTTAGCATACCGAAATAAATAAGGGGGAGATCATTTGGCTCAGGCAGCCATGAAACAAGTACATAAACAAAAAAGTACTACAATTTACGGCATCCTATTTGCCATCAGTTCAGGACATTTTATAAATGACACATTACAGTCAGTGGTTCCTGCCATGTTTCCGATTATCGAGAGATCTCTCCAATTAAGTTACACACAGATAGGGTGGATTGCGTTTGCTTTGAACATGACGTCATCCTTATTGCAGCCTGTTTTTGGTTATTATGCAGACAT
This Bacillus sp. Marseille-Q1617 DNA region includes the following protein-coding sequences:
- a CDS encoding YhcN/YlaJ family sporulation lipoprotein, which encodes MKKYLIVTLLGVMVSGAAAGCGMNNDNMNEQGMNDNDALERVGYDRDRTGDYMNVNDAGTRDSVRENYSLSKEAANNVADLKEVKRAYVLTTERNAYVAAVLENGENGVSQQLEDKVAKQIRNVDAGIENVYVSTNPDFFDRIRGYADRAENGEPIEGFGEELVDVLQRVFPDRN